The following are encoded in a window of Urocitellus parryii isolate mUroPar1 chromosome 7, mUroPar1.hap1, whole genome shotgun sequence genomic DNA:
- the Tcf24 gene encoding transcription factor 24 has protein sequence MDRGSSVNSPESASAESVPPATVTRDTSPGRIGIGARSGGGRPAAANAARERSRVQTLRHAFLELQRTLPSVPPDTKLSKLDVLLLATTYIAHLTRSLQDDAEAAADPGLGALSGDGYLHPVKKWPMRSRLYIGATGQFLKHSVSGEKANHSNTPTDSQP, from the exons ATGGACCGCGGCAGCTCGGTGAACAGCCCCGAGAGCGCCAGTGCTGAGTCGGTGCCTCCGGCCACTGTCACCCGCGACACAAGCCCAGGGCGGATTGGGATCGGAGCGCGCTCCGGAGGCGGCCGGCCGGCCGCGGCGAACGCAGCGCGGGAGCGCAGCCGCGTGCAAACCCTGAGGCACGCCTTCCTGGAGCTCCAGCGCACGCTGCCGTCGGTACCACCTGACACAAAGCTATCCAAGCTGGACGTGCTGCTGCTGGCCACCACTTACATTGCGCACCTTACCCGCAGCCTGCAGGACGATGCCGAGGCTGCGGCGGATCCAGGTCTGGGAGCTTTGAGTGGCGATGGCTACCTGCACCCAGTCAAG AAATGGCCCATGCGATCAAGATTATACATTGGTGCTACTGGTCAGTTTCTGAAGCATTCGGTCTCTGGAGAAAAAGCAAATCATAGCAACACTCCAACAGACTCACAGCCGTAG